The Polynucleobacter sp. JS-JIR-5-A7 region AGAGTGGTATTTGAATAAACATCTTGGCATTAAATTAACAGGGCCACAACAAGGACAACTCGAGAAAATATTCGAGCTCATCCTTGAGAATAATCTTGCGCAAGCTAAGGTCTATGTACATCGCGATTATCATTCTCGCAACCTTATGGTGACTGAAGAAAATAATCCTGGCGTGTTAGATTTTCAAGATGCGGTGTATGGACCCATTACTTATGATGCCGCTTCTTTATGGCGCGATGCCTACATTGCTTGGCCAGAAGAACGAGTCATCGATTGGGTGATTAAATTTTGGGAAGAGGGTCGTAAAGCTGGCCTACCAATGCCGGATGACTTCGGGCAGTTCTATCGCGACTTTGAATGGATGGGTTTGCAACGTCATCTCAAAGTTCTTGGAATCTTTGCAAGACTCTTTCATCGTGATGGTAAAGACGGTTATCTCAAAGATATTCCTTTGGTATTGGAATATGCGATTGCCACCGCAAATCGTTATATTGAGCTAAAACCATTGGCACGGATTTTAGAATCTACGCGTACCCATAAAGAATAAGTAGCAAATCATGTCTAAGAGCAATCTTCTTCCTTGCTTTTTATTAGCCGCTGGTAGAGGCGAGCGTATGCGCCCTTTAACAGATAATTTACCTAAGCCTTTGCTCACCATTAAAAATAAATCATTGCTTGCGTGGCATCTAGAAGCACTAGCAAATGCGGGGATTGAAAAGGTGGTGATCAATCACGCATGGTTGGGTGAAAAGATTGAAGTCTCCTTAGGCGATGGGCATCAATTTGGCCTTAATATCCAATACTCACCGGAAGGCACTGCTTTAGAAACCGCGGGCGGCATAGTCAAGGCGCTACCCATCCTTCAAGCTGAAGATTATTTTTTGGTGATCAATGGGGATGTATTTAGTCCGAACTTACCAGTGAGCAAAATTTTGGGGATAGCTTCTAAGTTAAGAAATGGCTCCAACAAAATCTTAGCTCACCTCCTCCTAGTGCCAAACCCCAGTCACCATCCTGATGGTGACTTTTATCTTAAAGAGGCACAGGTAAACCCTCAGGATCCTGGAGGAGCTGAAAAGTTGACCTTTTCAGGTATTGGCATCTACCACAAAGATCTCTTTAAGGATCTAGAAATGGGTATCTCAGCTAAGCTGGCGCCCCTCCTCAAAGCTGCCATGGCGCAAAATCAAGTGTCTGGTGAAAAATATGTCGGTCCGTGGCACGATGTAGGTACGCCACAACGCTTACAAGAGCTCAACGCAGCATATGAATAAAACCGATATTTATCAGCTTCGCAGAAATGCTTTAGCAAAACATATTTTTACTAAAACCGGTGGTGGCATTGCTGTCATTGCAACTGCGCCAGAGCTCGCACGTAATCGCGATAGCGACTTTCCTTATCGTCATGACAGTGATTTTTACTATCTCACAGGATTTGAAGAGCCCGGCGCAACCTTAGTAATGAAAGTTGCTAGCAGTGGAAAAAGTTATCAACTCGAGTCACATTTATTTTGTAGGCCCAAAGATCTCGAACGAGAAATTTGGGATGGCATTCGTTTAGGACCAGAAGCTGCGCCAGAAATACTGGGCATCGAGTTTGCGCATAGTAACCAAGAGCTTGATCAAAAGCTTGGTGAGTTATTAGCAGATCATGATGCTGTTTATGTGCGATTAGCCGAAAGTGCGGAGGCAGATCGACGTATACGCCACTGGATGAAACAAGTAAGAGGGCAAGCTCGCAGTGGCATCAACCCACCATCAGAATTTCATGATATTGAGACACTGATTCATGAAATGCGCTTATTTAAAGATGTTCATGAAATCGAGATCATGCGGCGTGCTGCTGCGATCTCTGCAAGAGCACATATCCGTGCGATGCAAGCCTGTAAACCAGGGATGCGGGAGTATCAACTCGAAGCTGAATTAATTCATGAATTCCGCAACAGTGGCTCACAAAGTGTTGCCTACAACAGTATTGTTGCTGGTGGCGCCAACGCTTGCATCCTTCACTATCGCGCGAGCTCTACTGAATTACTAAGCGGTGAACTTTGTCTCATTGATGCTGGTTGCGAGTTAGATGGCTATGCATCGGATATCACGCGCACATTTCCAGTCAATGGAAAATTTACCGGCCCACAACGTGCGCTCTATGACATTACCCTTGCGGCACAAGAAGCAGCCATTGCAGTAACAAAACCGGGGAATACTTTCATGCAACCCCATGAAGCAGCACTCAAAGTGCTTACCCAAGGCTTACTCGATGAAAAACTTCTCAAACTTACAGAATTAGGTTCTTTGGAAAACGCCATTGAAACTGCCGCCTACCGCCGCTTCTATATGCATCGCACTTCCCATTGGCTGGGTATGGATGTTCATGACGTAGGTTCTTATCGCGAGTCAATGCCTAGCTCGCAAGAAGAAAAACCTTGGCGCATTCTAAAAAGTGGCATGGTCATCACCATCGAACCTGGCTTATATGTCAGACCTGCGGACGATATCGATCAAGCGTTTTGGAATATTGGCATCCGCATTGAAGATGATGCTGTCATCACTGAATCAGGTTGTGAATTGATTTCTCGTGGCGCACCAGTTAAAGCTGATGAAATCGAAGCGCTCATGAAAAATAACTAAAGAATGAGTCCCAAAGACTGCGACATCTTGATTCATGGGGGCGGGCCTGTTGGGCTTGCCTGCGCTGCATGGATTTTACAAAAGTTTCCCGAAGCAAAACTGACGCTACTAGACCGTAATCCTGCCGATGACGCAGAGCTTGTAGCTGCTGATAGTAGGGGTATTGCCCTTTCACATGGTAGCAAGCTCCTACTAGATACGATCCATGCATGGCCATCAGATTGTGCTGATATCCATCGTGTACATGTCTCGCAAGCAGGTCGCTTTGGTCGCGCACTCATGACACGCGAAGAGCTTCGTCAGGATGCACTTGGTCACATTATTCGTTATCGTGATATTCACATTACGCTTCGCCAAGCCTTAAGAAATATTCAGGTAAAGAGCCCGAATTTTATTTGGCAACATATTGATAGCAATGTTGAGCATGACTATATCAATGCTCAGTGCGTAGTCCACGCCGAAGGCGGACTCTTTAAAAAACAAGATTGGGTGGAATCTGGTCGAGACTATGGGCAATCAGCCTTAGTAGGATTAGTTGAAGTAGAAAATGCCATACCTTATCAAGCCTGGGAGCGCTTTACTGCCGAAGGACCGCTGGCAGTATTACCGAGTCACTACGGGCCCAACATTCTTAATCTCGTTTGGTGTGGCTCACCAGAATCCTCACATCAACGTTTGCAATTTAGTGATGCTGAATTTTTAACATCCTTACAAAATGAATTTGGCTCACGCATTGGCCGTTTTCTCAAAATTCAAGATCGTCGTTTATATGAACTTGGCCTGAACTATCGCAAACAAATTACTAAAGACCATGAAGTATGGATTGGCAATGCAGCTCAAGCTTTGCATCCTGTTGCAGGTCAAGGCTTGAACTTAGGTTTACGAGATGCTTACTTATTAGCGGAAAAATTGGCGGGGCTATTTTCCAGCGCGCTTGATCAGCAAACAGCAGTGCAGATTCAAAATACTTTGGAAAGTTATGCACAAAGTCGTAAAGCCGATAGAACCACAACGATTGGTTTGACAGACTTGATGGCAAGAGTATTCACCTCAAATCTCGCCCCCGTAGTTGTCGCTCGAGGATTGGCATTATCAGCCCTTCAGTGGCTTCCACCAGTCAAAACAGCCTTGGCTCGCCAGATGATGTTTGGCAGGCGCTAAGGGGCTTCAAAAGCCTTCAAACTCCAAACATTCAGTAGTTCATCTGAAGCAAGTAATCTGCCTAAAAAATAGGCAGATTTTGGTCTGACTGTGCTAAAGTGTCATGCTTTCCGCAAAATACTCACCGAGTCGCCCCCGCAATAGATGAAGATTGGCCCTCATACCCTCGCAAATAGACTCTTTGTCGCGCCCATGGCAGGAGTAACAGATCGTCCATTCAGACAGCTTTGCAAGCAATTAGGTGCTGGGTATGCCGTCTCAGAAATGGTGGCTTCTAATGCCCTTTTGTGGAAAAGCGAAAAAACCCAACGTCGTGCCAATCACATTGGCGAATTCAAACCGATTGCAGTCCAAATTGCTGGTGCAGATCCCGCAATGATGGCTGCAGCAGCAAAAATGAATGTAGACCATGGTGCGCAAATTATCGACATCAATATGGGCTGCCCAGCAAAGAAAGTTTGTAACGTTGCTGCAGGCTCGGCACTACTCCGTGATGAACCACTTGTACAACAAATATTAGAAGCGGTTGTTAATGCAGTCGGCGTTGGCCCAGATGCAGTACCAGTGACTTTAAAAATTCGGACTGGCTGGGATCGTGAGCATAAAAATGCAATCGAGATTGCACGCCTTGCTGAAAATTCTGGCATCTCCATGCTTACCGTTCATGGCCGTACGCGTGCCGACCTTTATCTAGGTGAAGCAGAATATGAAACAATCACCGCCGTTAAAAACAGTGTGGATATTCCTGTGGTTGCGAATGGCGATATCAATAGCCCAGAAAAAGCTGTATTTGTTTTAGAAAGCACTGGTGCCGATGCCATCATGATTGGTCGTGCCGCACAAGGGCGCCCCTGGATCTTTCGTGAAATCAATCATTACTTAGAGACTGGTGGCAAGCTACCCACTCCAGAGATTAAAGAAATTCAGAAAATCATGAATGCCCATCTTTTAGATCACTATGAGTTCTACGGTGAACACATTGGCCTGCGCACAGCCCGCAAGCATATCGGCTGGTATTGCAAAGGTTTGCGAGACTCACATGCTTTTCGTCAGCGCATGAATACTGCAGATGATTGCAAAACCCAATTACAAATGGTCAATGATTATTTTGATGAAATGAAATCTCATTCTGACCGCCTACTCTTTTTAGAAGCAGCCTAATTTTTCGACTTTAAGCACCAAATTCATATATCAATTCATATTTATGACCAATAAACACCCGATCACCGAATGCATTGAAACACAATTACAGGTTTACTTAAATGACCTCAAGGGTACGCCACCAAACGGCATCTATCAAATGGTATTGGCTGTGGTAGAAAAACCAATGCTTGAACTCGTTATGCAACATGCCAAACAAAATCAATCTTTAGCTGCTCAGTACCTTGGCATCAACCGCAATACCCTGCATAAGAAATTAGTTGAACATCAGCTCATTAAATAAACAGTTATTTATTAAACCTTCCAAAACTTATGATCCGTACAGCGCTTCTCTCCGTATCCGATAAAAATGGCATTGTGTCTTTCGCTAAAGCTCTTCATGAGCAAGGAATCAAACTCATTTCTACCGGCGGTACAGCAAAGCTATTAGCCGAAAATAATCTGCCCGTAGTCGAAGTATCTTCTTTAACTCAATTTCCTGAAATGCTAGATGGCCGTGTAAAAACACTCCACCCAATGGTGCATGGTGGCTTATTGGCTCGCAGAGACTTTCCTGAGCACATGGCGGCCCTGAAGAAGCATGGCATCGACACAATCGATATGCTCGTAATCAATCTCTACCCCTTCAATGAGACAGTGGCAAAGGAAAGCTGCAACTTCGAGGATGCAGTTGAGAACATCGACATTGGTGGCCCTGCGATGTTACGTGCAGCAGCAAAAAATCATCAAGATGTCACCGTCTTAATTTCACCAGAAGATTACGCGCCAGTTTTGGCCGAAATGAAAGCTAACAACAATACAGTTTCATATAAGACAAACTTAGCATTGGCTAAAAAAGTATTTGCACATACTGCTCAATACGATGGTGCCATTGCCAATTATCTGTCCGCATTGGGCGATGACCTAGATCACAAAGCCCGCTCTGCTTATCCAAAAACGTTGCACCTGGCTTTTGAAAAAGTACAAGAGATGCGTTATGGCGAAAACCCACATCAATCTGCTGCGTTCTACAAAGATATTTACCCAGTAGCTGGCGCTCTTGCAAGCTATCAGCAGTTGCAAGGCAAAGAGCTTTCTTACAACAATATCGCTGATGCTGACTCTGCTTGGGAGTGTGTCAAAAGCTTTTCTGGTAATGCTGACGGCGCAGCAGCCTGCGTCATCATTAAGCATGCCAATCCCTGTGGCGTAGCTGTTGGCGCAACAGCACTAGAGGCCTATCAAAAAGCTTTTAAAACAGATCCGAGTTCAGCTTTTGGTGGAATTATTGCCTTTAACGTGCTCTGCGACGGCGCTGCTGCTGAGGCTATTTCCAAGCAATTTGTCGAAGTATTAATTGCTCCAAGCTTTAGCGATGAAGCGAAAGCCATTTTTGCAGTCAAGCAAAATGTACGTCTTCTGGAAATTCCACTCGGCACTGCATTTAATCATTTTGATTTCAAGCGTGTTGGCGGTGGTTTACTAGTTCAATCGCCAGATGCAAAGAATGTTCTTCAAAGTGAGATGCGCGTTGTTAGCCAAAGACAGCCAACCCCAAGCGAAATGAATGACATGATGTTTGCATGGCGAGTAGCCAAGTTCGTCAAATCCAATGCCATTGTGTATTGCGCTAATGGCATGACCCTCGGCATTGGCGCAGGCCAAATGAGCCGGGTTGACTCTGCACGTATGGCTAGCATTAAAGCTGAAAACGCAGGCTTAAGCCTAAAAGGCTCAGCAGTCGCCAGTGACGCCTTCTTTCCATTTCGCGATGGTCTGGATGTGGTTGTTAATGGCGGCGCGAGCTGTGCGATTCAACCAGGAGGCAGTATGCGTGATGATGAAATCATTTCTGCAGCAAATGAACATGGCATTGCCATGATCTTTACTGGCACTCGTCACTTCCGTCATTAAGCAAGGGAAGAAAAAATACGCATGCGTTGGATTGGAATCGACCCGGGTTTGCGTACTACTGGCTTTGGTGTCATCGATGTTGACGGCCAAAAACTGACCTATATAGCCTCTGGAACGATTGAAAGTGGTGATCCTGCCAAGGGCTTGCCTGAGCGCTTAGGCGCCCTCTATGCTGGCCTTAAAGAAGTTCTAGAAACCTATCGCCCAGAGTCTGCTGCAATTGAAGAAGTCTTTTTAAACGTTAATCCACGTTCAACTTTGATGTTAGGTCAAGCGAGAGGTGCTGTTATTGCCGCACTCGTTGCAGAAAAGCTCCCCGTTGCCGAATACAGTGCCCTTCGCGTTAAGCAAGCCATTGTTGGAACAGGTCGCGCAGCCAAGCCTCAAGTACAAGAGATGGTGAAACGTCTCCTCAGATTAAATCGTGCACCAGGGACTGATGCTTCTGATGCATTGGGCGTCGCCATCTGCGCGGCCCATCACGCTCAAATACCAAAAGCTATTACTGCGGCATTAACTTCCAAGAAACGCAGTAAGTAAAAATACACTTCACAGGTTAAGATCTCTACATGATTGGTCGTATTCAAGGAATCCTCGTTTCAATTCATCCACCTCGCCTCTTGGTCGATTGCCAAGGCATTGGTTATGAAGTGGATGTGCCCATGAGTACCTTGTATCAATTACCCCAAGCAGGTCAAAAAATCACCCTTCTCACTCACTTCCAAGTGCGTGAGGATGCGCAGCAACTCTTTGGTTTTGCTACGGAGACAGAGCGCGAAGCATTTCGACAGCTCATTAAGATCAGCGGTGTTGGCTCTAGAACTGCATTAGCGGTTCTCTCTGGCATGAGTGTGAACGAGTTGGCTCAAGCAATCGCTCTTCAAGAAGCTGGACGTCTGACCCAAGTTCCCGGGATTGGTAAAAAGACTGCTGAGCGTCTTTGCCTAGAACTGAAAGGTAAGCTTGCCCCAGACTTAGGAATTACTACCGGCAAACCTCAAGTATTAGATGCCAATAGTGAAGTGCTACAAGCACTGCTTGCTTTAGGCTATTCAGAAAAAGAAGCGCTCTTAGCCCTCAAGCAAATCCCGCCAGACACTTCAGTTTCCGATGGCATTCGGATGGGCTTAAAGTATTTATCTAAGACCTGATTAGCTAAACCCCACTAAACTGGCAGCATGGCAATTCATACAGACGACCTCAGCTCTATCCCTGAAGATTTACCGGAAAATAATGACCGCATTGTTAGTGGCGCGGCAGGTAATTCTGAAGCCGTGTTTGAAAGAGCTTTACGCCCAAAACAACTCGACGAGTATGTTGGCCAAACGAAAGCGCGTGCCCAATTAGAAATCTTCATTAGCGCCACTAGGGCACGTCAAGAAGCGCTTGATCATGTTTTGCTATTTGGTCCTCCAGGTCTTGGTAAAACTACGCTTGCACACATCATTGCGCGAGAGTTGGGCGTCAACTTGCGCCAAACCAGCGGTCCTGTTCTAGATAGGCCTGGCGACCTCGCTGCATTGTTAACGAATTTAGAAACCAATGATGTGCTCTTCATTGATGAAATTCACCGTCTCTCTCCAGTAGTTGAGGAGATCCTGTATCCAGCGCTCGAAGACTATAGCCTTGACATCATGATTGGCGAAGGGCCTGCAGCGCGTAGCGTCAAGATCGACCTCAAACCATTTACCTTAATTGGCGCAACGACTCGCGCAGGTATGCTTACCAACCCATTGCGTGATCGCTTTGGAATTGTGGCAAGACTCGAGTTCTACACCACTGAAGAGCTCACCAAAATCATCAATCGCTCGGCAAATTTGCTTAAGGCAAGTATTGATCCAGAGGGATCTATAGAGATTGCAAAACGTGCTCGTGGCACTCCGCGTATTGCCAATCGCTTACTGCGTCGTGTACGTGACTATGCAGAAGTAAAAGGCACTGGCACGATTACCAAAGCCATGGCTGATGCCGCACTGAAGATGTTGGATGTTGATCCAAGTGGTTTTGATGTGATGGATAGAAAATTGCTTGAAGCTATCTTGCACAAGTTTGATGGAGGTCCAGTCGGGATTGATAACCTAGCTGCAGCGATTGGCGAGGAACGTGACACGATAGAGGATGTCTTAGAGCCTTACCTCATTCAGCAAGGCTATCTACAGAGAACGTCTCGTGGTCGTGTAGCAACACGGCAAGCTTATGAGCACTTTGGTTTAACCCCACCTAGTGGCAGTGCTAGCCTAGACCTCTAAACTCATTAACTCAGCGTTACCTTAGCAAACTTACGCTTACCAACCTGCACAACATAGGTTCCAGCCTCAATTTTGGCTTGTTTATCTGTTACGGTAGCACCATCAATCTTTACACCACTTTGCTCAACATTACGCATCGCTTCTGATGTAGATGGTGCTAAGCCGGCAGCCTTGAGGAGGCTGGCAATTCCCATGGGGGCTCCAGAGAGATTTACTTCTGGGATGTCATCAGGGACACCGCCTTTAGCACGGTGATTAAAGTCTTCTAAGGCTTTTTCTGCCGCAGCCTGAGAATGAAAACGCGCAACGATTTCTTGCGCAAGCAATACTTTGCAGTCTTTTGGGTTTCGTCCAGCAGCAACTTCTTGCTTCATCAAATCAATTTCTGACATTGGGCGGAATGACAGCAATGTGAAGTAATCCCACATCAAATCATCTGAGATGCTTAAGAGCTTGCCAAACATATCTCCAGCGGGCTCACTAATACCGATGTAATTCCCTTTGGACTTACTCATCTTCTCAACGCCATCCAAACCAACCAAGAGCGGCATAGTCAAAATACATTGAGGCTCTTGGCCATACTCACGCTGGAGTTCACGACCAACCAAGAGATTAAATTTTTGATCAGTACCACCAAGCTCTAAATCACTCTTTAGAGCAACCGAGTCATAGCCCTGCATCAAAGGATATAAGAACTCATGAATAGAAATCGGTACACCATTGCGATAGCGTTTCGTAAAGTCATCGCGCTCTAGCATACGAGCAACGGTATGTTTCGCAGCCAACTGAATCATGCCGCGTGCGCCTAAAGGATCACACCATTCGCTGTTATAGCGCACTTCTGTTTTAGCCGGATCGAGCACCATGCTTGCTTGACGATAATAAGTCTCGGCATTAACAGCAATCTCTTCTGCAGTTAATGGTGGACGAGTAGCATTGCGGCCCGATGGATCGCCGATCATGCTGGTGAAGTCACCGATCAAGAAAATCACGGTATGACCCAAATCTTGCAACTGACGTAATTTATTCAGAACAACCGTATGACCTAAATGAATATCAGGAGCAGTTGGATCCAAACCCAGTTTGATTCTGAGTGGGGTCTTAGTGGCCTGGCTACGAGCCAGCTTTTGTATCCAGTCAGCCTCAACTAATAGCTCATCACAGCCACGTTTGGTGACTTCGAGTGCAGTAAAGACTTCGGGGGTCAAAGGATATTTTTGTTCAGGTTTAGCCGTCATGCTGATTCGGTTAACTGTTTCAGTTAAATTAGTATTTAAATTGCTAAAGCATAATTGTCGCATCCTTGAGAGCTAAACCCAGAACCCCATGAACAAGTCCGATTCCCATTACATTGGCCTAATGTCTGGCACCAGCCTGGATGGGATTGATGCCGTTCTAGCAAAAATTGGGCCCAATGGTCGAACGAGCGCAGTAGAGGCTGTTAGCGCACCCTTTGCCCCCGATCTTCGAAAAGCCCTTTTTGAGCTGCAAGCTACAGGCCCCAATGAGCTCGATAGGGAGAGGCAGGCTGGTAATGCCTTGGCCCTAGCCTATGCCGAGGCAGTGGTCACATTACTTAACAAAGCGAATTTGCAGGCATCGGATATCACTGCTATTGGCGCCCATGGGCAAACTATTCGCCATCAGCCTCATCTTGGAGATTTAGCATACACACACCAAACCCTCAATCCAGCTCTCTTAGCCGAAAAGACCGGTATTGATGTCATTGCAGATTTTAGAAGTCGCGATCTTGCTGCTGGCGGTCAGGGTGCCCCATTAGTTCCCGCTTTTCATGCACAACAATTTTCTGCAACAAAAAGCATCGCAGTCTTAAATATTGGCGGCATCGCTAATCTCACTCTTCTTCCAAATGGCGGTGAAATTACTGGTTTTGATTGTGGCCCTGGAAATATCTTGATGGACGCTTGGATACATCAACATCAAGGAAATACTTTTGATGAGAATGGTAAATGGGCATTAAAAGGTAAAGTGAATACAGAGCTGCTGGCAAGAATGTTGTCAGATCCCTTCTTTGCAAAAGCTCCACCAAAAAGTACGGGAAGAGATGATTTTCATCTTAACTGGTTACAAGAAAAACTAGGGGATGTGAATCATTCCATTGAAGATGTGCAAGCAACCCTATTGCACCTAAGCGCTCATTCAGCGCTAGAAGCCTTGGTACGTCATGGCCCACAAACCCAGAAGCTGATTGTCTGCGGAGGCGGCGCCAAAAACCAAGCCTTGATGAATTTACTCAAAGTGAAGGCACAGCATTTCTTTACAGAGCCTTTAGAAATTACAACGAGTGATTCTGTTAGTATCGATCCGCAATTCGTTGAAGGCCTCGCTTTTGCTTGGCTTGCCTGGGCTCATAAAGAAAAACGGCCAGCAAATTTGCCAGCCGTTACAGGAGCGAAGGGACCCAGAATTCTAGGTGCTTGTTATCCAGCGTAGTAGATTTTTAAGCGGAGAAAGAAGAGCCACAACCACAAGTGGTTGTGGCATTTGGATTCTTAATCACAAATTGTGAGCCGTTGATGTCCTCTTTGTAATCAATCTCAGCGCCCACTAAATATTGGAAGCTCATTGAATCGACTAACAAAGTAACACCATTCTTTTCAAAAAGGGTGTCATCTTCATTCACAGCATCATCAAATGTGAAGCCGTATTGAAAACCTGAGCAACCACCGCCTTGAACGAACACACGTAACTTCAACTCTGGATTACCTTCTTCAGCAATCAAGTCAGCCACTTTTGCAGCAGCGCTATCCGTGAACACCAAAGGGGTTGGTGGCTCGGCTAAATCTTGTGCAGGTTGCGTAGCTAATTGGGTCATGATTTACTCCTAATTCAAAAGACGATAACTCTATTCTAGGCTTTAAATGCCCGGTCTGCTGAAGGGTCATTACTGATCACCCAGATACCCGATTATGGAGAAACGGCTATTTGGTTAAGCCCAGTAGTTTCTGGCAAGCCAAACATGAGGTTCATGCACTGTACGCCCTGACCTGAAGCACCCTTCACTAGATTGTCTTCCACTACCAAAATGACCAAAGTGTCCCCATCTCCTGGCCGGTGGATCGCAATCCGAATGCCATTACTACCTCGCACTGAACGCGTCTCTGGATGACTGCCAGCAGGCATTACATCGACAAAAGGCTCGCCCTGATAGAAGTTCTCATAGAGCTTTTGGTAGTCAACATCCATTCCAGCCTCGGTCAGGCGCACATACAAAGTCGAGTGAATGCCTCTTACCATCGGGGTGAGATGCGGCACAAATGTCAGACCAATCTGATCGTGACCTGCAATCGCCTTCAAACCTTGCACGATTTCAGGAAGATGGCGATGGCCTTTAACACCATAGGCTTTGAAGTTATCACTTGCCTCAGATAGCAATGTACCAATCTCGGCTTTACGTCCAGCACCGGAGGTTCCTGACTTGGAGTCAGAAATAATGTGATTGCCATCAATCAACTGCTTACCGCCATTAGCTTTTGGAGAGAGTAATGGTGCAAGCCCAAGTTGCACTGAAGTTGGATAACAACCAGCTAAGCCGACAACACGTGCTTTTTTAATAGCCTCGCGGTTTATCTCCGCCAAACCATAAACAGCTTCAGCCAAAATCTCTGGGCAGCTATGTTCCATGCCATACCACTTGGCAAATTCTTTAACATCTTTCAAACGGAAGTCCGCCGCAAGATCCAAAATCTTCACATTGCTTGCAAGCAATTCTTTTGCTTGTGCCATTGCAACACCATGCGGGGTTGCAAAGAACACT contains the following coding sequences:
- a CDS encoding aminoglycoside phosphotransferase family protein; the encoded protein is MTDVRLYTLRSWLKALQPSWQLDLDTLAPASADASFRRYFRVKSKNSNFASLIIMDAPPQHEPLDAFIKVDFLLSEAGLNVPKILEQNTAEGFLLLGDLGNKTYLSELSDKTANHLYQGATEALVKMQLASKPDVLPNYDQALLQRELDLFPEWYLNKHLGIKLTGPQQGQLEKIFELILENNLAQAKVYVHRDYHSRNLMVTEENNPGVLDFQDAVYGPITYDAASLWRDAYIAWPEERVIDWVIKFWEEGRKAGLPMPDDFGQFYRDFEWMGLQRHLKVLGIFARLFHRDGKDGYLKDIPLVLEYAIATANRYIELKPLARILESTRTHKE
- the murU gene encoding N-acetylmuramate alpha-1-phosphate uridylyltransferase MurU yields the protein MSKSNLLPCFLLAAGRGERMRPLTDNLPKPLLTIKNKSLLAWHLEALANAGIEKVVINHAWLGEKIEVSLGDGHQFGLNIQYSPEGTALETAGGIVKALPILQAEDYFLVINGDVFSPNLPVSKILGIASKLRNGSNKILAHLLLVPNPSHHPDGDFYLKEAQVNPQDPGGAEKLTFSGIGIYHKDLFKDLEMGISAKLAPLLKAAMAQNQVSGEKYVGPWHDVGTPQRLQELNAAYE
- a CDS encoding aminopeptidase P N-terminal domain-containing protein, whose protein sequence is MNKTDIYQLRRNALAKHIFTKTGGGIAVIATAPELARNRDSDFPYRHDSDFYYLTGFEEPGATLVMKVASSGKSYQLESHLFCRPKDLEREIWDGIRLGPEAAPEILGIEFAHSNQELDQKLGELLADHDAVYVRLAESAEADRRIRHWMKQVRGQARSGINPPSEFHDIETLIHEMRLFKDVHEIEIMRRAAAISARAHIRAMQACKPGMREYQLEAELIHEFRNSGSQSVAYNSIVAGGANACILHYRASSTELLSGELCLIDAGCELDGYASDITRTFPVNGKFTGPQRALYDITLAAQEAAIAVTKPGNTFMQPHEAALKVLTQGLLDEKLLKLTELGSLENAIETAAYRRFYMHRTSHWLGMDVHDVGSYRESMPSSQEEKPWRILKSGMVITIEPGLYVRPADDIDQAFWNIGIRIEDDAVITESGCELISRGAPVKADEIEALMKNN
- a CDS encoding FAD-dependent monooxygenase, which codes for MSPKDCDILIHGGGPVGLACAAWILQKFPEAKLTLLDRNPADDAELVAADSRGIALSHGSKLLLDTIHAWPSDCADIHRVHVSQAGRFGRALMTREELRQDALGHIIRYRDIHITLRQALRNIQVKSPNFIWQHIDSNVEHDYINAQCVVHAEGGLFKKQDWVESGRDYGQSALVGLVEVENAIPYQAWERFTAEGPLAVLPSHYGPNILNLVWCGSPESSHQRLQFSDAEFLTSLQNEFGSRIGRFLKIQDRRLYELGLNYRKQITKDHEVWIGNAAQALHPVAGQGLNLGLRDAYLLAEKLAGLFSSALDQQTAVQIQNTLESYAQSRKADRTTTIGLTDLMARVFTSNLAPVVVARGLALSALQWLPPVKTALARQMMFGRR
- the dusB gene encoding tRNA dihydrouridine synthase DusB encodes the protein MKIGPHTLANRLFVAPMAGVTDRPFRQLCKQLGAGYAVSEMVASNALLWKSEKTQRRANHIGEFKPIAVQIAGADPAMMAAAAKMNVDHGAQIIDINMGCPAKKVCNVAAGSALLRDEPLVQQILEAVVNAVGVGPDAVPVTLKIRTGWDREHKNAIEIARLAENSGISMLTVHGRTRADLYLGEAEYETITAVKNSVDIPVVANGDINSPEKAVFVLESTGADAIMIGRAAQGRPWIFREINHYLETGGKLPTPEIKEIQKIMNAHLLDHYEFYGEHIGLRTARKHIGWYCKGLRDSHAFRQRMNTADDCKTQLQMVNDYFDEMKSHSDRLLFLEAA
- a CDS encoding helix-turn-helix domain-containing protein, translating into MTNKHPITECIETQLQVYLNDLKGTPPNGIYQMVLAVVEKPMLELVMQHAKQNQSLAAQYLGINRNTLHKKLVEHQLIK
- the purH gene encoding bifunctional phosphoribosylaminoimidazolecarboxamide formyltransferase/IMP cyclohydrolase, whose amino-acid sequence is MIRTALLSVSDKNGIVSFAKALHEQGIKLISTGGTAKLLAENNLPVVEVSSLTQFPEMLDGRVKTLHPMVHGGLLARRDFPEHMAALKKHGIDTIDMLVINLYPFNETVAKESCNFEDAVENIDIGGPAMLRAAAKNHQDVTVLISPEDYAPVLAEMKANNNTVSYKTNLALAKKVFAHTAQYDGAIANYLSALGDDLDHKARSAYPKTLHLAFEKVQEMRYGENPHQSAAFYKDIYPVAGALASYQQLQGKELSYNNIADADSAWECVKSFSGNADGAAACVIIKHANPCGVAVGATALEAYQKAFKTDPSSAFGGIIAFNVLCDGAAAEAISKQFVEVLIAPSFSDEAKAIFAVKQNVRLLEIPLGTAFNHFDFKRVGGGLLVQSPDAKNVLQSEMRVVSQRQPTPSEMNDMMFAWRVAKFVKSNAIVYCANGMTLGIGAGQMSRVDSARMASIKAENAGLSLKGSAVASDAFFPFRDGLDVVVNGGASCAIQPGGSMRDDEIISAANEHGIAMIFTGTRHFRH
- the ruvC gene encoding crossover junction endodeoxyribonuclease RuvC, with amino-acid sequence MRWIGIDPGLRTTGFGVIDVDGQKLTYIASGTIESGDPAKGLPERLGALYAGLKEVLETYRPESAAIEEVFLNVNPRSTLMLGQARGAVIAALVAEKLPVAEYSALRVKQAIVGTGRAAKPQVQEMVKRLLRLNRAPGTDASDALGVAICAAHHAQIPKAITAALTSKKRSK